Proteins encoded together in one Rubripirellula reticaptiva window:
- a CDS encoding cysteine hydrolase family protein, translating to MSDTDPSKTPRTHSPHTDPLRGVYHESFIDNPKHLEFLAERNTALLCIDLQYLDAAPGCGVFADAEASGVSPEAQEYYFDRLSRMVLPGVRKLQDVFRSHDLEVIHTRIQSLTQNGRDRGKGHKRLHLLAAPGSREADFLEQVAPSPEHDEIVINKTASGVFSSTNIHYVLKNLGIESLFIVGVYTNECVETTIRDACDLGYLVTVIDDCCATVTPELHEASLATLRDRYARVLTLDEAVDNVNRIVSVVS from the coding sequence ATGTCCGACACTGATCCCAGCAAAACGCCGCGTACTCATTCACCGCATACCGATCCGCTGCGCGGCGTTTATCACGAATCGTTCATCGATAACCCCAAGCACCTAGAATTTTTGGCGGAACGAAACACAGCTCTGCTGTGCATCGACCTGCAATACTTAGATGCAGCGCCGGGCTGTGGCGTTTTCGCTGATGCCGAAGCAAGTGGCGTGTCACCTGAAGCGCAGGAGTATTACTTTGATCGGTTGAGTCGAATGGTTTTGCCGGGCGTGCGCAAACTGCAAGATGTGTTTCGTTCACATGACTTGGAAGTCATTCATACTCGGATTCAGTCACTAACACAAAACGGTCGCGATCGTGGAAAGGGACACAAGCGTCTGCACTTGCTGGCGGCGCCAGGATCGCGTGAAGCGGATTTTCTAGAACAGGTTGCGCCGTCGCCCGAACACGACGAGATCGTGATCAATAAAACAGCCAGTGGTGTTTTTTCATCCACCAACATTCACTACGTGCTCAAGAATCTAGGCATCGAGTCGCTGTTCATCGTCGGTGTCTACACCAATGAATGCGTCGAAACAACGATACGGGATGCGTGCGATCTTGGTTACTTGGTGACCGTGATCGACGATTGCTGTGCGACGGTGACACCGGAGCTCCATGAAGCATCCCTAGCGACGCTTCGCGATCGATACGCTCGCGTTTTGACATTGGACGAAGCCGTCGACAACGTCAATCGCATCGTGTCGGTGGTGAGCTGA
- a CDS encoding Zn-dependent hydrolase, whose translation MRVNLQRIKTDILALAEIGRNSADHGIYRMAFTDADMQGKRWLTDRIDAAGLPHWIDGAANVSTKIQGTRDAPEILVGSHIDTVPCAGALDGTLGVIAGLECLRCIKEANLVTRRTIELVAFSDEEGRFGGMFGSQSICGQINPEMLATMTDMNGVKLEDELRRHGLDPLGALDAARDPETIDSYLELHIEQGPVLDRVGKPVGIVDEITGLFTWSIRFKGEANHAGTTPMNMRNDAFMGLADFAHEIPRILDENGSERSRATIGKAQILPGATNTVPGLVEFSLDVRDTSEKVLDELSEAFRKALSAIARRRHLVFEFQPKSYITPVHCSEKMIQTLQQNSRKLGLDAHPMPSGAAHDAQIMGRMVPVGMIFVPSKGGQSHSPAEWTAWTDIEAGANVMLHTLIQLAS comes from the coding sequence TTGCGAGTGAATCTGCAACGCATCAAAACTGACATACTGGCACTTGCCGAGATCGGGCGCAATTCAGCCGATCACGGGATCTATCGAATGGCCTTTACCGATGCGGATATGCAAGGGAAACGTTGGTTGACCGATCGCATCGATGCCGCTGGTTTGCCTCATTGGATTGACGGCGCGGCGAACGTGTCGACCAAGATCCAAGGTACAAGAGATGCACCGGAGATCTTGGTGGGGTCACATATCGATACCGTCCCCTGCGCCGGTGCGCTTGACGGGACGCTGGGCGTGATCGCTGGGCTGGAGTGCTTGCGTTGTATCAAAGAAGCAAACCTTGTGACGCGACGGACAATTGAGTTGGTAGCGTTCAGTGACGAGGAAGGACGGTTTGGTGGAATGTTCGGCTCGCAATCGATTTGCGGCCAGATCAACCCTGAAATGCTGGCCACGATGACAGACATGAACGGAGTCAAACTGGAGGACGAACTTCGCCGCCACGGCTTGGATCCACTCGGGGCTCTCGATGCGGCTCGCGATCCAGAAACCATCGACAGCTATTTGGAGCTACACATTGAACAAGGCCCGGTACTCGATCGGGTCGGTAAACCGGTCGGCATCGTCGACGAAATCACGGGTCTTTTCACTTGGTCGATCCGCTTCAAAGGTGAAGCCAATCATGCTGGGACCACGCCGATGAACATGCGCAACGATGCGTTTATGGGGCTAGCCGATTTTGCTCACGAAATCCCACGGATCTTGGACGAAAACGGTAGTGAACGCAGTCGTGCGACGATCGGGAAAGCTCAGATCCTACCCGGTGCTACGAACACCGTTCCCGGGTTAGTCGAATTCTCGTTGGACGTGCGAGACACTTCAGAGAAAGTCTTGGATGAACTATCGGAAGCCTTTCGCAAAGCGTTGTCGGCTATCGCCCGACGTCGCCATTTAGTCTTCGAATTTCAACCCAAGAGTTACATCACGCCGGTTCATTGCAGCGAGAAGATGATTCAAACGCTGCAACAGAACAGCCGCAAGCTGGGCTTGGACGCGCATCCCATGCCCAGCGGTGCGGCTCATGATGCTCAGATCATGGGCCGAATGGTCCCCGTCGGGATGATCTTCGTCCCCAGCAAGGGAGGACAAAGTCATTCGCCCGCCGAATGGACCGCTTGGACCGACATCGAAGCTGGTGCGAACGTGATGCTCCATACCCTCATCCAATTGGCCTCCTAA
- a CDS encoding arylsulfatase, which translates to MLKRFNAIAIVAACIFASAAGAQEAQVDRTELPLKGPWYPPITTLDARDAKAPPVFEVKAPKDAPNVVVILLDDLGFGGTGATGSVLPTPNFDKLAKNGLLYNQFHTTALCSPTRQALITGRNHHSCNQAKITEVATAFPGATGMLPNDVATIAETLRLNGYSTAAYGKHHETAVWEISPSGPFTRWPNFVGFDEFYGFMGGETNQWAPAVYRNLNRVETPDDPDYHFMNDMATKSIEWMRFQQALTPEKPFFVYFAPGAVHAPHHVPKSYIEKQKGNFDEGWDVIRERIFEQQKALGVIPKDTKLAKKPNDIKDWADLSDKEQKLFARQAEVFAAFLDMTDHETGRVIQAIDDMGELDNTLIFYIAGDNGTSAEGGMSGLYNEMTYFNAEPQGSDIDFMMQYYDSWGDPSTYPHMSAGWAVAFDSPFTWTKQVASNYGGTRNAMVVHWPNRIKAKGEIRSQWHHVIDVAPTILEAVGLPEPRIVNGVPQRPIEGTSMAYTWEFPNAPSQHTTQYFEMFGNRGIYFDGWFAGTVHVKPWANPETRFPEDTWELYHVADDFSMSTDLSKQHPEMLAKLQQAFLGEALKYKVLPLDDRRQELFNPKLAGRPDLMFGRKNLTLYEGMDGLLENDFINVKNTSFEIVAEVDSGDQPANGVIIAQGGRFGGWALHVKDGVPMYTYNYLGITRSVAVGKSKLPSGKSTVKMDFAYDGGEKPGAGGTATLYVNDASVGATKIPKTEFAVFSADETAGVGIDMETTVSDEYDRATSKFTGSIGKVSISIK; encoded by the coding sequence ATGTTAAAACGATTCAATGCAATTGCAATCGTTGCGGCCTGCATCTTTGCAAGTGCGGCGGGTGCTCAAGAAGCCCAAGTCGATCGCACGGAACTTCCTCTCAAGGGACCGTGGTATCCACCGATCACGACGCTTGACGCACGCGACGCCAAAGCGCCGCCGGTGTTCGAAGTGAAAGCACCCAAGGATGCACCGAACGTTGTCGTCATTTTGCTCGACGACCTCGGCTTTGGCGGAACGGGTGCGACCGGTAGCGTCCTGCCCACTCCAAATTTTGACAAACTCGCAAAAAACGGTTTGCTCTACAACCAATTTCACACCACGGCACTTTGCTCGCCGACGCGGCAAGCCCTGATCACGGGCCGCAATCACCACTCCTGCAATCAAGCCAAAATCACCGAGGTGGCAACCGCTTTCCCCGGTGCTACTGGCATGCTGCCAAATGACGTCGCCACCATTGCCGAGACCTTGCGGCTGAACGGTTACAGCACGGCGGCGTATGGAAAACATCATGAAACGGCCGTTTGGGAAATTAGTCCGTCCGGACCGTTCACACGCTGGCCAAACTTTGTTGGCTTCGATGAGTTCTACGGCTTCATGGGCGGGGAAACCAATCAGTGGGCGCCTGCGGTCTATCGCAATCTCAATCGGGTCGAAACTCCGGATGATCCCGATTACCACTTCATGAACGACATGGCCACGAAGTCCATCGAGTGGATGCGATTTCAGCAGGCTCTCACGCCCGAAAAGCCATTCTTCGTTTACTTTGCTCCCGGCGCCGTGCATGCGCCACATCACGTACCGAAATCGTACATCGAAAAACAAAAGGGCAATTTCGACGAGGGCTGGGACGTCATCCGCGAACGAATTTTTGAGCAGCAGAAAGCTCTGGGCGTCATTCCCAAAGACACGAAGCTCGCAAAGAAGCCAAACGATATCAAGGATTGGGCCGACCTTTCAGACAAAGAGCAAAAACTCTTCGCACGTCAGGCCGAAGTCTTTGCGGCCTTTCTGGACATGACGGATCACGAAACGGGTCGCGTCATTCAGGCGATCGACGACATGGGCGAACTCGATAACACGCTCATCTTCTACATCGCTGGCGACAACGGGACGAGCGCCGAAGGCGGGATGAGTGGTCTCTACAACGAGATGACATATTTCAACGCCGAACCGCAGGGCTCGGACATCGACTTCATGATGCAATACTACGACAGCTGGGGCGATCCTTCCACTTATCCTCATATGTCTGCCGGTTGGGCCGTCGCCTTTGATTCACCATTCACGTGGACGAAACAGGTGGCATCCAACTATGGCGGCACGCGTAATGCGATGGTCGTCCACTGGCCAAATCGCATCAAAGCAAAGGGTGAGATCCGATCGCAGTGGCACCACGTGATTGACGTCGCTCCCACGATCCTCGAAGCGGTCGGGCTGCCAGAACCCCGCATTGTTAACGGCGTCCCACAGCGGCCGATCGAAGGCACCAGCATGGCCTACACGTGGGAGTTTCCAAATGCGCCAAGTCAGCATACGACCCAGTACTTTGAGATGTTCGGAAACCGCGGTATCTACTTCGACGGCTGGTTCGCTGGCACGGTTCACGTCAAGCCGTGGGCCAATCCCGAAACTCGGTTCCCGGAAGATACGTGGGAACTGTATCACGTTGCCGACGACTTCAGCATGTCGACGGATCTTTCGAAGCAGCACCCAGAGATGCTGGCCAAGTTGCAACAAGCGTTCTTGGGCGAAGCGCTCAAGTACAAAGTGTTGCCCTTGGATGATCGTCGACAAGAACTGTTCAACCCCAAACTGGCTGGTCGCCCCGACCTGATGTTCGGTCGTAAGAACCTCACACTTTACGAAGGGATGGATGGACTGCTTGAGAACGATTTCATCAATGTGAAAAACACGTCATTTGAGATCGTCGCGGAGGTCGACAGCGGAGACCAACCGGCCAACGGTGTCATTATCGCGCAAGGTGGACGTTTCGGTGGGTGGGCACTGCACGTGAAAGACGGCGTTCCGATGTATACCTACAATTACCTTGGTATCACACGCAGCGTGGCCGTTGGCAAGTCTAAGCTACCCAGCGGTAAGTCGACTGTGAAGATGGACTTCGCCTATGACGGTGGCGAGAAGCCCGGTGCCGGCGGAACAGCGACGCTGTATGTGAATGATGCGTCGGTTGGCGCCACAAAGATTCCCAAGACAGAGTTCGCTGTCTTTTCTGCAGACGAGACGGCCGGCGTCGGCATTGATATGGAGACCACCGTGTCGGACGAATACGACCGAGCGACCAGCAAGTTCACCGGTAGCATCGGCAAGGTATCCATCTCAATTAAGTGA
- a CDS encoding arylsulfatase, protein MNSKNQAVYRAILSTLALMTVFAMFQITIAGACGQSFDRSVQTARNFEPAIPRPEQDAAVAKKLVNLEKKTGKKPNILWIIVDDMGYGDPGCYGGGAAIGAATPNIDKLARNGLKLTSCYSQHTCTPTRSAILTGRLPVRTGLTRPILAGDKVTKNPWADEISLPKLLGDAGYATLLTGKWHIGESEGMRPHDVGFDEFYGYYPAQKELSQGVDGRRYPDLVHDSEKLAAFKEIAPANHLTHGFKEGETKLLAEIQSTEDMGRADKELANYTIRRIKELAVGDKPFFIEHCFMKVHADNFPNPDLGFLSSSKYAYKEAIAEVDLHTGELIKALDEAGVLENTLVFFTSDNGPQMDAWPDGGYTPFRGAKGTTFEGGCRVPGIAYWKGMIQPGHESDELFDLMDLFGTALKLAGVSADKLPDDRYYDFVDQTSFLLHDEGKSAREAVYYWWGTELMACRMREYKAHIKVVLPQSTHMHIDMSTIQNVGVAPWFFNLYLDPKEQLPVGHRRNAWLATVTGKLKTHGATFKKYPPKKIGL, encoded by the coding sequence ATGAATTCAAAAAACCAAGCAGTGTATAGAGCGATTCTCTCGACGCTTGCTTTGATGACCGTGTTCGCAATGTTTCAAATTACAATAGCCGGTGCCTGCGGTCAATCATTTGATCGCTCGGTGCAGACTGCTAGAAACTTTGAGCCCGCGATCCCGCGACCCGAACAAGATGCGGCGGTGGCGAAGAAGCTCGTGAACTTGGAAAAGAAGACCGGCAAGAAGCCGAACATCCTGTGGATCATCGTCGATGACATGGGCTATGGTGATCCGGGCTGCTATGGCGGCGGCGCCGCGATTGGTGCGGCAACACCCAACATCGACAAACTGGCCCGCAATGGTTTGAAGCTGACGTCGTGTTATTCCCAGCACACTTGTACGCCAACACGATCGGCGATCCTGACAGGTCGTTTGCCCGTTCGTACGGGACTGACCCGGCCGATTCTTGCCGGTGATAAGGTCACGAAAAACCCTTGGGCCGATGAAATCAGCTTGCCCAAGCTGCTTGGTGATGCCGGTTACGCGACTCTGTTGACTGGCAAGTGGCACATCGGGGAATCCGAGGGAATGCGTCCGCACGATGTCGGCTTCGACGAGTTTTACGGCTACTACCCGGCGCAAAAAGAGCTCTCCCAAGGCGTCGATGGACGTCGGTACCCTGACCTGGTGCACGACTCCGAAAAGTTGGCTGCGTTTAAGGAAATCGCACCGGCCAACCATTTGACCCACGGGTTCAAGGAGGGGGAGACGAAGCTGCTCGCCGAAATCCAATCGACCGAGGACATGGGACGCGCCGATAAGGAGCTGGCGAACTACACAATTCGCCGGATCAAAGAACTCGCTGTAGGCGACAAGCCGTTTTTTATCGAGCACTGCTTCATGAAGGTTCACGCCGACAACTTTCCAAACCCTGATCTTGGGTTCTTGAGTTCGTCGAAGTACGCGTACAAAGAAGCGATCGCGGAAGTCGATCTTCACACGGGCGAACTCATCAAAGCACTTGACGAGGCAGGCGTCTTGGAAAACACGCTTGTCTTTTTTACGTCCGACAACGGTCCGCAGATGGATGCTTGGCCCGACGGGGGCTACACGCCGTTTCGCGGAGCCAAGGGCACGACGTTTGAGGGCGGCTGCCGGGTGCCAGGGATTGCGTATTGGAAAGGCATGATCCAGCCCGGCCATGAAAGCGATGAACTGTTCGACTTAATGGACCTGTTCGGCACGGCGTTGAAACTGGCTGGCGTTTCTGCTGACAAGTTGCCCGACGATCGTTATTACGATTTCGTCGATCAAACGTCTTTCCTCCTGCATGATGAAGGCAAGTCGGCTCGCGAGGCAGTTTACTACTGGTGGGGCACCGAGTTGATGGCCTGTCGCATGCGGGAATACAAAGCGCACATCAAGGTCGTGCTACCACAAAGCACTCACATGCACATTGATATGTCCACTATTCAAAACGTTGGCGTTGCTCCTTGGTTTTTCAATTTGTACCTTGACCCCAAGGAACAGTTGCCCGTCGGACACCGACGCAACGCTTGGCTTGCCACTGTCACAGGCAAGCTGAAGACACACGGTGCGACATTCAAAAAGTATCCGCCGAAGAAGATTGGCCTCTAG
- the asnB gene encoding asparagine synthase (glutamine-hydrolyzing), giving the protein MCGITGFWNPRRTNQRDLRFALNPMLDVLDHRGPDERGSRFFCEQGVALGHTRLSIIGLDCGHQPIETDDGNYAATVNGELYGYKTIRTQLACEEFACNGKSDSAITLPLYLKHGLSFVEKLRGEFAIVLYDQTEQRLILIRDRFGIKPLYYHVGDSGLVWGSEVKSILQHPDVTPQLCPKAAAHQMMQVMVPGSTAFENVHAIKPGHMLIAKLRGDRLEIQTKRWWDMEFPESHETGVDPTEYVQGVKERLIDAVATRLEADVPVGCYLSGGIDSCSILGLATHLQQSPIKAFTIAFDSDEYDESNIARRMAERTGAEQELLRLTEKELYGPAFERATWHAERTFYNTLAVAKWHMSRRVRACNYKAVITGEGSDELFGGYAFFKRDWLGRDQGDKILAGAILAEEDQSHPAWQDVCGFTPSWIQPWMMVLDRVRPLLSSSIQDLLANYDPVAEVAAAIDPDMVRGRNRLDVSQYTWSKTMLEGQILTWGGDRMDMANSMEARPAFLDHHVAEYATTIPPDVRIRDGIEKWVLREAMVNVLPRELYERKKFAFMAPPAHTDPVKRAAVQEMIDHWLTKDRVNAVGVFNQEKLAKFLSDAWNETDPSMARRNDIIINHTLQIHMLHGQYVEGLPLPAVD; this is encoded by the coding sequence ATGTGTGGCATCACCGGTTTTTGGAATCCTCGACGTACTAACCAGCGCGACCTTCGGTTTGCCCTAAATCCGATGCTGGACGTGTTGGATCACCGCGGACCCGATGAACGCGGCAGCCGGTTCTTTTGCGAACAAGGCGTTGCGCTGGGTCATACGCGACTGTCGATCATCGGACTCGATTGCGGTCACCAACCCATCGAAACGGACGACGGTAACTACGCCGCAACGGTCAACGGCGAACTCTACGGCTACAAAACCATTCGCACGCAACTTGCCTGCGAAGAATTCGCGTGCAATGGCAAAAGCGACAGTGCGATCACTTTGCCACTGTACTTGAAGCATGGCTTGAGCTTTGTCGAAAAACTTCGTGGCGAGTTCGCGATCGTTCTGTATGACCAGACTGAACAACGCTTGATATTGATCCGCGACCGCTTCGGAATTAAACCGCTCTATTACCACGTCGGTGACTCAGGACTAGTGTGGGGATCCGAGGTAAAGTCAATCTTGCAGCATCCCGATGTCACGCCTCAGCTGTGCCCTAAGGCGGCGGCCCACCAAATGATGCAAGTGATGGTTCCTGGGTCAACGGCGTTCGAGAACGTTCACGCGATCAAGCCCGGCCACATGCTGATCGCAAAACTGCGCGGCGATCGGCTAGAGATTCAAACCAAACGATGGTGGGACATGGAATTCCCCGAGTCCCACGAAACGGGCGTCGATCCCACCGAATACGTGCAAGGTGTCAAAGAACGTTTGATTGATGCCGTCGCCACACGACTAGAAGCAGACGTACCGGTTGGCTGCTATCTTTCCGGCGGAATCGACAGCTGTTCGATTCTTGGCTTGGCGACTCATTTGCAGCAATCGCCGATCAAAGCCTTTACAATCGCATTCGACAGTGACGAGTACGACGAATCCAATATCGCCCGGCGGATGGCCGAGCGAACGGGCGCCGAACAAGAACTGTTACGCCTGACAGAAAAGGAACTGTATGGTCCCGCCTTTGAACGAGCGACTTGGCACGCCGAACGGACGTTTTACAACACGTTGGCGGTTGCCAAGTGGCATATGAGCCGCCGTGTTCGGGCCTGCAACTACAAAGCTGTGATCACGGGCGAAGGGTCCGACGAGTTGTTCGGCGGCTATGCTTTCTTTAAACGAGATTGGCTCGGCCGCGATCAAGGCGACAAAATTTTAGCGGGCGCGATCCTGGCAGAAGAAGATCAGAGTCACCCTGCATGGCAAGACGTTTGCGGTTTCACACCGTCTTGGATCCAACCTTGGATGATGGTGCTCGATCGAGTCCGGCCTCTGCTGAGCTCGTCCATCCAAGACCTGCTGGCCAACTATGATCCTGTCGCGGAAGTCGCTGCGGCAATTGATCCAGACATGGTTCGCGGTCGAAATCGGCTGGATGTTTCTCAGTACACGTGGAGCAAGACGATGTTGGAGGGACAGATTTTGACGTGGGGTGGCGACCGGATGGACATGGCCAATTCAATGGAAGCCCGGCCCGCTTTCTTAGATCACCACGTGGCAGAGTACGCGACGACCATTCCGCCTGACGTCCGTATCCGGGACGGCATCGAAAAGTGGGTGCTGCGAGAAGCGATGGTCAACGTGTTGCCTCGTGAACTTTACGAACGCAAAAAGTTTGCCTTCATGGCTCCGCCTGCACACACGGACCCAGTCAAGCGAGCCGCGGTACAAGAAATGATCGATCATTGGTTGACCAAGGATCGTGTCAACGCGGTCGGAGTGTTCAACCAAGAAAAACTGGCCAAGTTCCTCAGTGATGCGTGGAATGAAACTGATCCGTCAATGGCAAGACGAAACGACATCATCATCAATCACACGTTACAGATTCATATGCTGCACGGCCAATACGTCGAAGGGCTTCCGCTTCCCGCGGTCGATTAA
- a CDS encoding aspartate/ornithine carbamoyltransferase family protein, giving the protein MPDKQKTFGGVTPVGTNSKGQRLRPHPLLDACEHQIDREALQALAGKSILNPRQFDRRSVVAIAQLSALLESQNVEMDKPLDGKIAITAFFEASTRTRLSFESAVLRLDGKVLSVPDGQVTGIAKGESLADIGEMFNTYGDVVIMRHPDTDCIDQIQRNLQRPLINAGNGSGHHPTQALIDWYALLKWRPELCRPNCPEDRQVHLGVIGTPGSMRAVKSFVRLALMFPGAVKKITLISELADPVGLDLTEPIEESPIPIEIINDVREVLPELDVVYVNSIAFLGDSYRNLDSRYKLEKGSNLKPDAVILHPLARNDELGETLDHTDHNLYFAQAAGAVFVRQALLTCVLDRLDRISGIPRN; this is encoded by the coding sequence ATGCCTGATAAACAAAAAACATTCGGTGGTGTAACTCCGGTCGGCACCAACTCAAAAGGGCAACGCCTTCGCCCCCATCCGCTGCTGGATGCTTGCGAACATCAAATTGATCGCGAAGCACTGCAAGCTCTCGCCGGCAAATCAATTCTGAACCCACGCCAGTTTGACCGCCGGTCGGTTGTCGCAATCGCACAGCTTTCGGCACTGCTGGAATCTCAGAACGTCGAGATGGACAAACCGTTGGACGGAAAGATCGCCATCACCGCCTTCTTCGAAGCCAGTACGCGGACGCGATTGTCGTTCGAAAGCGCGGTGCTGCGACTCGACGGAAAAGTCCTTTCCGTGCCCGATGGCCAAGTGACGGGAATCGCTAAAGGTGAATCGCTAGCCGACATCGGTGAGATGTTCAACACGTACGGTGACGTTGTCATCATGCGCCATCCGGACACCGACTGCATTGATCAAATCCAAAGGAACCTGCAGCGGCCGTTGATCAACGCTGGCAATGGTTCTGGCCATCATCCCACCCAAGCATTGATCGATTGGTATGCGTTATTGAAGTGGAGACCTGAACTGTGTCGCCCCAATTGCCCGGAAGATCGTCAAGTTCATCTGGGCGTCATAGGAACGCCGGGGTCAATGCGGGCGGTGAAGAGCTTCGTGCGTTTGGCTCTGATGTTTCCCGGCGCGGTCAAGAAAATCACTCTGATTTCAGAACTGGCTGACCCAGTCGGTTTGGATCTGACCGAACCGATCGAAGAATCGCCTATACCAATCGAAATCATCAACGATGTCCGTGAAGTCTTACCCGAATTGGATGTGGTGTACGTCAACTCGATCGCTTTCTTGGGTGACAGTTATCGCAACTTAGATTCACGGTACAAATTGGAAAAAGGCAGCAATCTGAAACCAGATGCGGTCATTTTGCATCCGCTAGCGCGAAACGACGAACTGGGCGAAACGTTGGATCATACCGATCACAACCTTTACTTCGCGCAAGCCGCCGGAGCCGTTTTTGTGCGACAAGCCTTGCTGACTTGCGTACTCGATCGACTGGATCGAATCAGTGGCATCCCTCGAAATTGA